Proteins from a genomic interval of Trifolium pratense cultivar HEN17-A07 linkage group LG6, ARS_RC_1.1, whole genome shotgun sequence:
- the LOC123888029 gene encoding mediator of RNA polymerase II transcription subunit 7b-like yields MATATYPPPPPYYRLYKDYLENDDSAPKPPLPIEGTYICFGGNYTTSDVLPSLEEQGVRQLYSKGPNVDFKKELRSLNSELQLHILELADILIERPSQYARRIEEISTVFKNLHHLLNSLHPHQARSTLIHIMELQIKRRKQALEDIKRRREVAQRILNESLATLDGH; encoded by the exons ATGGCAACAGCAACAtacccaccaccaccaccttaTTATAGACTTTACAAAGATTACTTGGAAAATGATGACTCTGCTCCAAAGCCTCCACTGCCAATTGAAGGAACTTACATTTGTTTTGGTGGAAATTACACT ACCAGTGATGTTCTACCAAGCTTGGAAGAACAAGGGGTGCGCCAGCTATATTCTAAGGGGCCGAATGTTG ATTTCAAGAAGGAACTGAGATCACTTAATAGCGAACTCCAACTACACATTTTGGAGCTTGCTGATATTCTTATTGAGCGGCCATCCCAGTATGCAAGAAGAATCGAAGAAATTTCGACTGTATTCAAAAACCTACATCATCTTTTAAATTCATTGCATCCTCATCAG GCGAGGTCAACACTGATTCACATTATGGAACTTCAGATAAAGCGCCGCAAACAAGCCCTGGAGGACATAAAGAG GAGGAGAGAAGTAGCTCAAAGAATTCTTAACGAGTCCTTAGCAACACTCGATGGTCATTAG